The following are from one region of the Thermanaerothrix sp. genome:
- a CDS encoding L-threonylcarbamoyladenylate synthase: MDEPMFKTRVMEASEEAVRLGADLILSGELVAFPTETVYGLGGDATNPRSAAKIYAAKGRPLDNPLIVHVGSLEEARGVGVMTDLAERLCGEFWPGPLTVVVPAREVIPPEVRGGLDTVAVRCPSHPVALALISASGVPIAAPSANRSGRPSPTDAFSVLEDLGGLIPLILDGGPCGVGLESTVVDATSDVPVVLRHGGVTAQDLREAVGGVLAIGCLLYTS, from the coding sequence ATGGATGAGCCGATGTTTAAGACCAGGGTGATGGAGGCCTCTGAGGAGGCGGTTAGGCTCGGGGCGGACCTGATCCTCTCGGGGGAGCTGGTGGCGTTTCCCACCGAGACGGTTTACGGCCTTGGGGGAGACGCTACCAACCCAAGGTCCGCCGCAAAGATATACGCCGCCAAGGGGCGCCCGCTGGATAATCCCCTGATAGTACACGTGGGCTCCCTGGAGGAGGCCCGGGGGGTTGGGGTGATGACGGACCTGGCGGAGAGGCTTTGCGGGGAGTTTTGGCCCGGGCCCCTAACGGTGGTGGTGCCCGCCAGGGAGGTGATACCCCCGGAGGTCAGGGGCGGACTCGACACCGTGGCGGTGCGCTGTCCCTCTCATCCGGTGGCGTTGGCCTTGATCTCTGCAAGCGGAGTTCCCATAGCGGCTCCTAGCGCCAACAGGAGCGGGCGCCCCAGCCCCACCGACGCGTTTTCGGTTTTGGAGGATCTTGGGGGTCTCATCCCCCTGATACTGGACGGGGGGCCCTGTGGGGTGGGGCTGGAGTCCACCGTGGTGGACGCCACTTCGGACGTGCCGGTGGTATTGCGCCACGGGGGGGTGACGGCTCAGGATCTCAGGGAGGCGGTTGGTGGGGTGCTCGCCATAGGCTGTCTCTTATACACATCT
- the tgt gene encoding tRNA guanosine(34) transglycosylase Tgt produces the protein MSFKVVAQCPETGARAGELVTSNGVIRTPVFMPVGTQATVKAMAPFELKAIGAQIILGNTYHLFLRPGEDLVEKAGGLHRFMNWDRPILTDSGGFQVFSLAELRTLNDDGVVFRSHLDGKRHLMTPERAVMIQERLGSDIAMCFDECVKYPSSYEYSMEAMGRTIKWARRCRDAHRKEDQLLFGIVQGSVFEDQRIMCAEALMEMDFPGYSIGGLSVGESHQEMYRILDCLKGVLPKEKPRYLMGVGHPSNLMEGIARGVDMFDCVLPTRNGRNGTVFTSRGKLNVKNLSLAEDFTPLDPECSCYACRNFSRAYIRHLYKAGEILAMRLCTWHNLHFLVSLVEGARRAIIDGTFPEYKDRFLRVFEGDGADG, from the coding sequence GTGAGTTTTAAGGTCGTAGCCCAGTGCCCTGAAACGGGAGCCAGGGCAGGAGAGCTGGTTACATCCAACGGGGTGATCCGGACCCCGGTGTTCATGCCGGTGGGCACCCAGGCCACCGTCAAGGCCATGGCCCCTTTTGAGCTCAAGGCCATAGGCGCCCAGATAATACTTGGGAACACCTACCACCTGTTCTTGCGGCCCGGTGAGGATCTGGTGGAGAAGGCGGGGGGGCTGCACCGGTTCATGAACTGGGACAGGCCCATACTGACCGACAGCGGCGGCTTTCAGGTTTTTTCCCTGGCGGAGCTTAGGACCTTGAACGACGATGGAGTGGTTTTCAGATCCCACTTGGACGGCAAGAGGCACCTCATGACCCCGGAACGGGCGGTGATGATCCAGGAAAGGCTTGGAAGCGACATCGCCATGTGTTTTGACGAGTGCGTTAAGTATCCCTCCAGCTACGAATATTCCATGGAGGCCATGGGGAGGACCATAAAGTGGGCCAGGCGCTGTAGGGATGCCCACAGGAAGGAGGACCAGCTCCTGTTCGGCATAGTTCAGGGCAGCGTTTTCGAGGATCAGCGAATCATGTGCGCAGAGGCCCTGATGGAGATGGACTTCCCGGGGTACTCCATAGGGGGTTTGTCGGTCGGGGAGAGCCACCAGGAGATGTACAGGATATTGGACTGCCTCAAGGGGGTGCTTCCCAAGGAGAAGCCCAGGTATTTAATGGGGGTGGGGCATCCATCCAACCTGATGGAGGGCATAGCCCGGGGTGTGGACATGTTCGACTGCGTGCTTCCCACGAGAAACGGCCGCAACGGGACGGTCTTCACGTCCCGGGGGAAGCTCAACGTGAAGAACCTTTCGCTGGCGGAGGACTTCACCCCTTTGGATCCGGAGTGCTCGTGCTACGCCTGCAGGAACTTCTCAAGGGCCTACATAAGGCACCTTTACAAGGCCGGTGAGATCTTGGCCATGAGGCTTTGCACCTGGCACAACCTTCACTTCCTGGTGTCACTTGTGGAGGGGGCCCGGAGGGCCATAATCGACGGCACCTTCCCGGAGTACAAGGATAGGTTCTTGAGGGTCTTTGAGGGGGATGGGGCCGATGGATGA
- a CDS encoding TatD family hydrolase, giving the protein MFFDSHCHWNDGSIDDQEVLRQAERCVEASVGAVLVAGFDVKSSARGAGLVRKGVGGVTVLASAGLHPHDASQWSRAVMEDLTGLLKMPQVRALGEIGLDFWYYNSPRDRQLECFEAQLQLAEELKMPVILHIRDGKEMEDRAFPLAFDVLKGFAGAGDLKGVLHCFSGGIAEARRGLDMGFMISFAGPLTYPKSEESRRVCAYVPRDMLLLETDSPYLAPRSRRGRRNEPSYVVEVYHEAAKVRGVDPKALGLQVWANGERLFGAIPKGSSVVPGEVG; this is encoded by the coding sequence ATGTTCTTCGATAGCCACTGTCATTGGAACGACGGTTCCATTGATGACCAGGAGGTGCTCCGTCAGGCGGAGCGTTGCGTTGAGGCCTCAGTGGGGGCGGTTTTGGTGGCCGGTTTTGACGTGAAATCCTCCGCCAGGGGCGCGGGGCTGGTCCGCAAGGGAGTTGGAGGTGTGACGGTGTTGGCCTCCGCGGGGCTTCATCCCCATGACGCGTCCCAGTGGAGCCGCGCTGTCATGGAGGACCTTACGGGGTTGCTTAAGATGCCCCAGGTCAGAGCCCTGGGGGAGATCGGCCTGGACTTCTGGTACTACAACTCTCCCAGAGACAGACAGCTGGAGTGTTTCGAGGCCCAGCTCCAGCTGGCGGAGGAGCTCAAAATGCCGGTGATCCTGCACATAAGGGATGGGAAGGAGATGGAGGACCGGGCTTTCCCCTTGGCCTTTGACGTTTTGAAGGGTTTTGCGGGGGCAGGAGACCTGAAGGGGGTCCTCCACTGCTTCTCCGGCGGCATAGCGGAGGCCCGAAGGGGGTTGGACATGGGGTTCATGATATCCTTCGCTGGGCCTTTGACCTATCCCAAGTCGGAGGAGAGCCGCCGGGTATGCGCTTACGTGCCCCGGGACATGCTCCTTTTGGAGACCGACTCGCCGTATCTTGCCCCAAGGTCCAGGAGGGGCAGGAGGAACGAGCCGTCCTACGTGGTGGAGGTTTATCATGAGGCCGCCAAGGTCCGTGGAGTTGACCCCAAGGCCCTGGGGCTGCAGGTTTGGGCCAACGGGGAGAGGCTTTTCGGTGCCATCCCCAAGGGATCTTCGGTTGTCCCGGGGGAGGTGGGGTAG
- the metG gene encoding methionine--tRNA ligase, producing MSERNTFYITTPIYYVNDVPHIGHAYTTIAADVLARHHRMLGHRTFFLTGTDEHGQKIQQAAASKGLTAQQLADQTVENFRRLWGVLDITNDDFIRTTEERHERVVQHIFSKLLEKGDIYLGSYEGWYCVPCETYVPEAQMGEGNTCPDCGRPLQKMTEESYFFRMSKYEKPLLEYYESHPEAILPKSRYNEIVSFIKGGLKDQSISRTTLTWGVPVPGDSRHVVYVWFDALINYLSALGYPDENGLWKTFWPACHHLVGKDIIRFHSVVWPALLMALDLEPPRMVFAHGWWTVDGDKMSKSKGNVVDPFEMADIYGVDPFRYFLLREVPFGLDGDFSERAMVQRINSDLANDLGNLLNRTLQMMKKYRDGVVPSRVSPTELELSIRQMGEEVTAQVDQFLERFAFDEALKAIWSFVGRANKYIDETMPWKLGSEGKREELDRVLRTLFEALKLASQLVYPFMPNSASRIWSQLGLSGSVCDHRRPWSFDEMEPVAVQKGDVLFPRIDLAKWDDTRGRELAERIAAAQGGQGAEEDQMDYSDHEDEITIDVFKKVELRVAQVLAVEPVPKADKLYKLDLDLGYEKRTIVSGIREFYRPEELVGKRIIVICNLKPSVIRGVKSNGMLLAAESPSTKNFTLGLLTVDRDVPLGSRIH from the coding sequence GTGAGCGAGAGAAACACCTTTTACATCACCACCCCGATATACTACGTGAACGACGTGCCCCACATAGGGCACGCCTACACCACCATAGCGGCGGACGTGCTTGCCAGGCATCACCGTATGTTGGGGCATAGGACCTTCTTCCTCACCGGCACCGACGAGCACGGGCAGAAGATCCAGCAGGCCGCGGCGTCCAAGGGGCTCACCGCCCAGCAGCTGGCGGACCAGACGGTGGAGAACTTCCGCCGCCTCTGGGGGGTCCTTGACATAACCAACGACGACTTCATCCGCACCACCGAGGAGAGGCACGAGAGGGTGGTTCAGCACATATTCTCCAAGCTCCTGGAGAAGGGGGACATATACCTGGGCTCCTATGAGGGTTGGTACTGCGTTCCCTGTGAGACCTACGTGCCCGAGGCCCAGATGGGGGAGGGCAACACCTGTCCCGACTGCGGAAGGCCCCTCCAGAAGATGACCGAGGAGAGCTACTTTTTCCGCATGTCCAAGTATGAGAAACCCCTCTTGGAGTACTACGAGTCCCATCCGGAGGCCATACTCCCCAAGAGCCGCTACAACGAGATAGTTAGCTTCATAAAGGGAGGCCTCAAGGATCAGTCCATATCGAGGACCACCCTGACCTGGGGAGTTCCCGTGCCGGGGGATTCGAGGCACGTGGTTTACGTTTGGTTTGACGCGCTCATAAACTACCTGTCCGCCCTTGGTTACCCCGATGAGAACGGCCTTTGGAAGACCTTCTGGCCCGCCTGCCATCACCTGGTTGGGAAGGACATAATACGTTTCCACTCGGTGGTCTGGCCTGCGCTTCTCATGGCCCTGGACCTTGAGCCGCCCCGCATGGTCTTCGCCCATGGGTGGTGGACCGTGGACGGGGACAAGATGTCCAAGTCCAAGGGCAACGTGGTGGATCCCTTTGAGATGGCGGATATATACGGCGTGGACCCCTTCCGCTACTTCCTCCTCCGGGAGGTGCCCTTCGGCTTGGACGGGGACTTCTCCGAGCGGGCCATGGTGCAGCGCATAAACTCCGACCTTGCCAACGACCTTGGCAACCTCCTGAACCGCACCCTTCAGATGATGAAGAAGTACCGGGACGGGGTGGTGCCCTCCAGGGTGTCCCCCACGGAGCTGGAGCTGTCCATTCGACAGATGGGGGAGGAGGTTACCGCCCAGGTGGATCAGTTCCTCGAAAGGTTTGCCTTTGACGAGGCCCTTAAGGCCATATGGTCCTTCGTGGGCCGGGCCAACAAGTATATAGATGAGACCATGCCCTGGAAGCTGGGTAGCGAAGGCAAGAGGGAGGAGCTTGACCGGGTGCTTCGCACCCTCTTCGAGGCTCTCAAGCTGGCTTCGCAGCTGGTGTATCCCTTCATGCCCAACAGCGCGTCGCGGATATGGTCTCAGCTGGGCCTCTCGGGCAGTGTGTGCGACCACAGGCGTCCCTGGTCCTTCGACGAGATGGAACCCGTGGCGGTTCAAAAGGGGGACGTCCTGTTCCCCAGGATTGACCTTGCTAAGTGGGACGACACCAGGGGACGGGAGCTTGCCGAGCGGATCGCGGCGGCCCAAGGTGGGCAGGGGGCCGAAGAGGACCAGATGGACTACAGCGACCATGAGGATGAGATCACCATAGATGTCTTTAAGAAGGTGGAGCTCCGGGTGGCCCAAGTCCTGGCGGTGGAGCCGGTTCCCAAGGCGGATAAACTGTACAAGCTTGACCTTGACCTTGGGTACGAGAAGAGGACCATCGTGTCCGGCATAAGGGAGTTCTACCGGCCCGAGGAGCTGGTGGGCAAGAGGATAATAGTGATCTGTAACCTCAAGCCCTCGGTGATAAGGGGGGTAAAGAGCAACGGGATGCTCCTGGCGGCGGAGAGCCCCAGCACCAAGAACTTCACCCTTGGGCTTTTGACGGTGGATCGGGATGTGCCCCTGGGCAGCCGGATCCACTAG
- the rsmI gene encoding 16S rRNA (cytidine(1402)-2'-O)-methyltransferase, which yields MPLVLVPTPIGNLKDMTLRALEVLQGCHVVACEDTRRTLKLLNHYGIKKPLISLHEHNEVMRLGKMKEMLSEGLLVALVSDAGMPGISDPGEMVVKMAIEEGFPVDVLPGPSAVLTALVMSGLGARRFTFEGFLEGRRSSKEARLRVLRDREETLVFYVSPHRLEDDLSLMMKVLGDRPAALVREISKLHQEVLREPLSGLLEICGREPLRGEMVLVVSGADSSSGGLGGLGAAGSEGWEEAAKALLEAGLGVKEAAERINREMGVPKNRVKEFLLGLLRGSR from the coding sequence ATGCCCCTGGTGTTGGTCCCAACCCCCATAGGCAACCTCAAGGACATGACCTTAAGGGCCCTTGAGGTCCTTCAGGGCTGCCACGTGGTGGCCTGCGAGGACACCAGGAGGACCTTGAAGCTGCTGAACCACTATGGGATAAAGAAGCCCCTGATCAGCCTTCACGAGCACAACGAGGTCATGAGGCTTGGGAAGATGAAGGAGATGCTTTCGGAGGGTCTTCTGGTGGCCTTGGTCTCCGACGCGGGGATGCCAGGTATAAGCGACCCCGGTGAGATGGTGGTCAAGATGGCCATAGAGGAGGGTTTCCCCGTGGACGTCCTGCCGGGTCCTTCGGCGGTCCTTACCGCGTTGGTGATGTCCGGTTTGGGGGCCAGGCGGTTTACATTTGAGGGATTCCTGGAGGGCCGCAGGTCCTCCAAGGAGGCAAGGCTCAGGGTTTTGAGGGACCGGGAGGAGACGCTGGTTTTCTACGTGTCCCCCCACAGGCTTGAGGATGACCTGTCCTTGATGATGAAGGTCCTGGGGGACAGGCCCGCCGCCCTGGTGCGGGAGATCAGCAAGCTCCACCAGGAGGTGCTCCGGGAGCCCCTCTCGGGGCTTTTGGAGATCTGCGGGCGGGAGCCCTTAAGGGGCGAGATGGTGCTTGTGGTGTCTGGTGCCGATTCCAGTTCGGGGGGCTTAGGCGGACTGGGGGCTGCGGGATCGGAGGGCTGGGAGGAGGCGGCGAAGGCTCTTTTGGAGGCCGGCCTTGGGGTTAAGGAAGCGGCGGAGAGGATCAACCGGGAGATGGGTGTGCCCAAGAACCGGGTGAAGGAATTTTTGTTGGGGCTTTTGCGAGGTTCCCGTTGA
- a CDS encoding methyltransferase domain-containing protein: MRSTLDDLLWGSLRAEQPAEGFGPRVTVDTVLLGAYVRIRKGIRVLELGCAHGILSLMLVKRGLETGRRVQVVGVDIQGELVEMALRNRDRHGLEEHARFYRMDMRDITGAWEEAPFDVVVANPPYEDPNRSRPSSRDPVALAVHGLACGLEDVFRAASRVLKPKGRFFMVMRAHRMAEALCGMRDFKLEPKRLTAVHPKPQRDASVFLVEAVKCAKPGMVVESPLFIYGSHGEYTERLLKAYGVEGL; the protein is encoded by the coding sequence TTGAGGAGCACCCTTGACGACCTTCTTTGGGGCAGCCTGAGAGCGGAGCAGCCCGCGGAGGGATTTGGCCCCAGGGTTACGGTGGATACGGTTTTGCTGGGGGCCTACGTGAGGATCCGCAAAGGCATTAGGGTCCTGGAGCTTGGCTGCGCCCACGGGATTTTATCGCTCATGCTGGTGAAGCGCGGGCTTGAGACCGGCAGGCGTGTCCAGGTGGTGGGAGTTGACATCCAGGGGGAGCTGGTGGAGATGGCGCTGAGGAACCGGGATCGCCACGGCCTTGAGGAGCATGCTCGCTTCTACCGGATGGACATGAGGGACATAACCGGCGCATGGGAGGAGGCCCCTTTCGACGTGGTGGTTGCCAACCCCCCTTACGAGGACCCCAATAGGAGCAGGCCCAGTTCCAGGGACCCGGTGGCCCTTGCGGTCCATGGGCTTGCGTGCGGCCTTGAGGATGTCTTCCGGGCCGCCTCGAGGGTGCTGAAGCCCAAGGGGAGGTTCTTCATGGTGATGAGGGCCCACAGGATGGCGGAGGCCCTCTGCGGGATGAGGGACTTCAAGTTGGAGCCAAAGCGCCTTACCGCGGTGCACCCAAAGCCCCAAAGGGACGCTTCGGTGTTCCTGGTGGAGGCGGTTAAGTGCGCTAAGCCCGGGATGGTTGTGGAGAGCCCCCTTTTCATCTATGGATCCCACGGGGAGTACACCGAAAGGCTTCTTAAGGCCTACGGCGTGGAGGGACTCTGA
- the smc gene encoding chromosome segregation protein SMC: protein MYIGRIELKGFKSFGGVHQLPLEMGMVAIVGPNGSGKSNILDAIKWTLGEGAPSKLRINKQSDLLFQGSMSMPPAKEAEVSILFRQEAASTVFTRRVQQDGTTSVWVDGQKKTLLELEDAKRRINMEGDRFAFIGQGEVSEVIQQRPMARRMLLESLLGIDFYRRRRNESSDRLKGVSEDLGRLMAFYGELLNRRREISREVEAAQEVEQLKAQLEELQRCYYWWRRSGLEAEIRELSDSLRCIQAERSLRARWLKVWRSALDRLEAAGASIRDGQAKSQEAADRAMREMEELRRRGSSLGAVLMELRRSGEESAWELKSLEESKARMEEELREAVSQREESLKEVLYLKDQEASLSGAAEALGERLRLGREAAEAAVRRTQEAKAALGACLASLKALGAERLKGLEELRALEESVLELRWSVETAEGALKDAEARAEESLGRHRKVLGECQAMAEKIQTARREILKLRSSLEEMEETLELEVLPRPVQQVVSAARLGKLDAEPRVLADVFRCPKEISQALDAFLGGRQFWILVKDMEESGRCIDFLKSRSLGRATFLPLERCAPRRPDRSLSRSDGVVGFAMDLIEVEDRYRPAMEHILGDLLVVESYQVGKEILRTLFRGPVVTLEGDVFQPTGAVSGGRSKSQRSAVEMRQVIEAGRARLRELEERLGGMEEALSELEVREAELSALEKECLHGVSLKRRELEEARAALRSQEARRDRQEGVLRDLDGSLKEAGKRVLELRDRSNLPKGIEDLSRVEEELKTVLESHRQISARLALAEERYAGSSALSDRVKAEVDRLSSRLEHLRCSLKDREGRIASATGELKQIGARWLEVKEQLVRAQGELESAGGAMEALGVKCLWCRERMARAMEALGKGDMALEELRRREISCSKELEDLVVAWEEVYSYPGVYQGPPGDGLRGKIRELERAIRDKGPVDMGVLSESRSLDERLEFLKGQIDDSRRAMAELEKVIAEADQRAQTVFMRSLKDIDDRFDSLFKRLFGGGEAHLELTDSGGLWDSGVEITARPPGKRPQGIAQLSGGEQSLTAVALLFSSLEVAGCPIAVLDEVDAALDEVNLRRFADLAAESSGERQILVMTHRRITMERAGLLYGVTLKEPGLSQVVGVKLEEWD from the coding sequence TTGTACATAGGACGGATAGAGCTTAAGGGTTTCAAGAGCTTTGGCGGCGTCCACCAGCTCCCCCTGGAGATGGGGATGGTGGCCATAGTGGGGCCCAACGGGAGCGGAAAGAGCAACATACTGGACGCCATAAAGTGGACCTTAGGGGAGGGGGCCCCGTCGAAGCTCCGGATAAACAAGCAGAGCGACCTGTTGTTTCAGGGGTCCATGTCCATGCCCCCCGCCAAGGAGGCGGAGGTGTCGATCCTCTTCAGGCAGGAGGCGGCCTCCACGGTTTTCACCCGTAGGGTCCAGCAGGACGGTACCACTTCGGTGTGGGTGGACGGCCAAAAGAAGACCCTTTTGGAACTGGAGGACGCCAAGCGGCGGATCAACATGGAGGGGGACCGCTTCGCCTTCATAGGCCAAGGAGAGGTGTCCGAGGTGATCCAGCAGCGCCCCATGGCCCGGCGGATGCTGTTGGAATCGTTGTTGGGCATAGACTTTTATCGCCGCCGAAGGAACGAGTCTTCCGACAGGCTTAAGGGCGTTTCTGAGGACCTGGGCCGGCTCATGGCCTTTTACGGGGAGCTTTTAAACCGCCGGCGGGAGATATCCCGAGAGGTGGAGGCAGCCCAGGAGGTGGAGCAGCTCAAGGCCCAGCTGGAGGAACTCCAGCGTTGCTATTACTGGTGGAGGAGATCCGGCCTTGAGGCGGAGATCCGGGAGTTATCCGACTCACTTCGGTGCATTCAGGCGGAAAGGTCCCTCAGGGCCCGGTGGCTTAAGGTTTGGCGGTCCGCCCTGGACAGGCTGGAGGCCGCCGGCGCTTCCATAAGGGACGGGCAGGCGAAGTCCCAGGAGGCGGCGGACCGGGCCATGCGGGAGATGGAGGAACTTCGGCGCCGCGGCTCCTCCCTTGGGGCGGTGCTTATGGAGCTTAGACGCTCCGGGGAGGAGTCCGCGTGGGAGCTCAAGTCCCTTGAGGAGTCCAAGGCCCGCATGGAAGAGGAGCTTAGGGAGGCGGTTTCCCAGAGGGAGGAGTCCTTGAAGGAAGTGCTTTACCTCAAGGACCAGGAGGCCTCATTAAGCGGCGCCGCCGAGGCCCTTGGTGAGCGTCTTAGGCTTGGCCGTGAGGCCGCCGAAGCGGCGGTTAGGAGGACCCAGGAGGCCAAGGCGGCCTTGGGGGCATGCCTTGCGTCCCTTAAGGCCCTTGGAGCCGAGCGCTTGAAGGGTCTTGAGGAACTTCGGGCCTTGGAGGAATCCGTTTTGGAGCTGAGGTGGTCCGTTGAGACGGCGGAAGGGGCCCTCAAGGACGCGGAGGCCCGGGCGGAGGAGTCGCTGGGGCGCCACCGGAAGGTCCTGGGTGAGTGTCAGGCCATGGCGGAGAAGATCCAGACCGCAAGGCGTGAGATATTAAAGCTCCGGTCCTCCCTGGAGGAGATGGAGGAGACCTTGGAGCTTGAGGTGTTGCCGAGGCCTGTTCAGCAGGTGGTGTCCGCCGCCCGCCTTGGCAAGCTGGACGCGGAGCCTAGGGTTTTGGCCGACGTGTTCCGTTGCCCGAAGGAGATATCCCAGGCCCTTGATGCGTTTCTGGGGGGCCGTCAGTTTTGGATCTTGGTCAAGGACATGGAGGAGTCGGGACGCTGCATAGACTTTCTCAAATCCCGGTCCCTCGGCAGGGCGACCTTCCTCCCCTTGGAGAGGTGCGCGCCAAGAAGGCCCGACAGGAGCCTGTCCAGAAGTGACGGCGTGGTCGGGTTCGCCATGGATCTCATAGAGGTGGAGGACAGGTACAGACCCGCCATGGAGCACATCCTGGGGGATTTGCTGGTGGTGGAGAGCTACCAGGTGGGTAAGGAGATCTTAAGGACCCTATTTCGGGGGCCCGTGGTAACCCTTGAGGGGGACGTCTTCCAGCCCACCGGGGCGGTTTCGGGGGGACGCAGCAAGTCCCAGCGGAGCGCCGTGGAGATGCGTCAGGTGATAGAGGCCGGAAGGGCAAGGCTTAGGGAGCTTGAGGAGCGCTTAGGCGGTATGGAGGAGGCCTTGTCGGAGCTCGAGGTTCGGGAGGCGGAGCTATCGGCCCTGGAGAAGGAGTGTCTTCATGGTGTATCTTTGAAGCGTAGGGAGCTGGAGGAGGCCCGTGCGGCCCTGAGATCCCAGGAGGCCCGCCGGGACCGCCAGGAGGGGGTTTTAAGGGACCTTGACGGGAGCCTTAAGGAGGCGGGAAAAAGGGTCCTGGAGCTTAGGGACAGGTCCAATCTGCCTAAGGGCATTGAGGATCTCTCGAGGGTCGAGGAGGAGCTCAAGACCGTCCTGGAGTCCCACCGTCAGATCTCAGCCAGGCTTGCCCTGGCGGAGGAACGGTACGCGGGATCTTCCGCGTTGTCGGACCGGGTGAAGGCCGAGGTGGACCGCTTGTCTTCCCGGCTGGAGCATTTGAGGTGTTCACTGAAGGACCGGGAGGGGCGGATCGCTTCCGCCACGGGGGAGCTAAAGCAGATAGGGGCCCGATGGCTGGAGGTTAAGGAACAGCTGGTTAGGGCTCAGGGGGAGCTCGAATCCGCCGGCGGCGCCATGGAGGCCCTTGGCGTGAAGTGCCTTTGGTGCAGGGAAAGGATGGCCCGGGCCATGGAAGCCCTGGGGAAGGGGGACATGGCGCTGGAGGAGCTTAGACGCCGTGAGATATCCTGTTCCAAGGAACTGGAGGATCTTGTGGTGGCTTGGGAGGAGGTCTACTCTTATCCCGGTGTGTACCAAGGCCCCCCGGGCGATGGGTTAAGGGGTAAGATTCGGGAACTGGAGAGGGCCATAAGGGACAAGGGGCCCGTGGACATGGGGGTTCTTTCCGAGTCCCGCTCCCTGGATGAGCGTTTGGAGTTCCTTAAAGGGCAGATAGACGACTCCAGAAGGGCCATGGCGGAGCTTGAGAAGGTGATAGCGGAGGCGGACCAGAGGGCCCAGACGGTTTTCATGAGGTCCCTGAAGGACATAGACGACCGGTTCGACTCCCTGTTCAAGCGGCTTTTCGGAGGAGGGGAGGCCCACCTGGAGCTGACCGATTCCGGGGGGCTTTGGGACTCCGGCGTGGAGATAACCGCAAGGCCGCCGGGGAAGAGGCCCCAGGGCATAGCCCAGCTGTCCGGGGGGGAGCAGTCCTTGACGGCGGTGGCGCTTTTGTTCTCCTCGCTGGAGGTGGCTGGATGCCCCATAGCGGTGCTGGACGAGGTGGACGCGGCCTTGGACGAGGTCAACCTGAGGCGCTTTGCGGACCTTGCGGCGGAGAGCTCCGGGGAGAGACAGATACTGGTGATGACCCACAGGCGTATAACCATGGAGAGGGCGGGGCTTCTCTACGGGGTTACGCTGAAGGAGCCGGGCCTTTCCCAGGTTGTGGGCGTGAAGCTGGAGGAATGGGATTGA